A genomic region of Bradyrhizobium sp. ORS 278 contains the following coding sequences:
- the arsC gene encoding arsenate reductase (glutaredoxin) (This arsenate reductase requires both glutathione and glutaredoxin to convert arsenate to arsenite, after which the efflux transporter formed by ArsA and ArsB can extrude the arsenite from the cell, providing resistance.) gives MTSVTIFHNPACGTSRNTLAMIRASGEEPDVIEYLKTPPSREQLIALINAMGVRVRDVLREKGTPYADLGLADPKWTDDQLIEAMLVYPILINRPIVVTGKGARLCRPSELVLDLLDRPVSSFTKEDGEVVSWTAK, from the coding sequence TCCTGCCTGCGGCACGTCGCGCAACACGCTGGCGATGATCCGCGCCTCGGGCGAGGAGCCGGATGTGATCGAATATCTAAAGACGCCGCCGAGCCGCGAGCAGCTGATTGCCCTGATCAATGCGATGGGCGTGAGGGTGCGAGACGTGCTGCGTGAAAAGGGGACGCCCTATGCCGACCTCGGGCTCGCCGACCCCAAATGGACCGATGACCAGCTGATCGAGGCGATGCTCGTCTATCCGATCCTCATCAACCGGCCGATCGTGGTGACGGGCAAGGGCGCGCGGCTGTGCCGTCCGTCAGAGCTTGTGCTCGACCTGCTCGATCGTCCGGTCTCCTCCTTCACCAAGGAGGATGGCGAGGTGGTGAGCTGGACTGCGAAGTGA